From Streptomyces qinzhouensis, one genomic window encodes:
- a CDS encoding LysR family transcriptional regulator, producing the protein MDWDLRDLELLRVTAETGSLTAAAGRLHVSQPALSQRLTRLEDRLGLRLFDRRGRRLVPNAAGHRALAAAHHVLTELQAATRDLKDLKEGKERRVRFTAQCSTTFQWLPPVIRAFRERHPDAEVRIETVPDDAPVPALLADRVDVALLTKPDREQDRVELLRLFDDEMTAVVPADHPWADRPRLTARDFDGAHLVLYDVYDQNRVPAIPLPLPPGARPGRITTMPVITDLVVEMVAGGQGVTVLPNWAAAPYVSSHGLALVPMGPRPLTRTWYLATRPGPKPPYLRAFLEELTAGLGRPAA; encoded by the coding sequence ATGGATTGGGATCTGCGTGACCTCGAACTGCTGCGGGTCACCGCCGAGACGGGCTCTCTCACCGCCGCCGCCGGACGGCTCCATGTGAGCCAGCCCGCGCTGAGCCAGCGGCTCACCAGACTGGAAGACCGGCTGGGGCTGAGGCTCTTCGACCGCCGGGGCCGCCGTCTGGTCCCCAACGCGGCCGGACACCGGGCGCTCGCCGCCGCCCATCACGTACTGACGGAGCTACAGGCCGCCACCCGGGACCTCAAGGACCTGAAGGAGGGCAAGGAGCGGCGGGTGCGTTTCACCGCGCAGTGCAGCACCACCTTCCAGTGGCTGCCGCCGGTGATCCGGGCCTTCCGGGAGCGCCATCCGGACGCCGAGGTCAGGATCGAGACCGTCCCGGACGACGCCCCGGTGCCCGCGCTGCTGGCCGACCGGGTGGATGTGGCACTGCTGACCAAGCCCGACCGGGAACAGGACCGGGTGGAGCTGCTGCGGCTCTTCGACGACGAGATGACGGCCGTCGTCCCGGCGGACCACCCGTGGGCCGACCGGCCCCGGCTGACCGCCCGTGACTTCGACGGGGCCCATCTGGTCCTCTACGACGTCTACGACCAGAACCGCGTCCCGGCGATCCCGCTGCCGCTGCCCCCGGGCGCCCGGCCCGGCCGGATCACCACCATGCCGGTGATCACCGACCTGGTGGTCGAGATGGTCGCGGGCGGCCAGGGTGTCACCGTACTGCCGAACTGGGCGGCGGCCCCGTACGTCTCCTCCCACGGCCTGGCCCTGGTCCCCATGGGTCCCCGGCCACTGACCCGCACCTGGTATCTCGCGACCCGCCCCGGCCCCAAGCCCCCGTACCTCCGGGCCTTTCTGGAGGAACTGACGGCCGGCCTCGGCAGACCGGCGGCCTGA
- a CDS encoding MMPL family transporter, with protein sequence MFERIAELVIRRARLVLVIAVVAVALMGAAGTGAFGKLLEGGYDDPTSQSTRAGKVIGEKFGGETNLVLLVRPSEGGVDTPATERNGRALVADLRKEPGLENVVSYWDEGNPGLRSENGREALVLAHVKGDETEQSENAKAVIERYTGTYEDALTVRAGGGTAAGDEMGSQVGDDLILAEAIAVPLTLVLLLLVFGSVVAALLPLAIGLIAVIGTFAQLFVLGSVTDVSVFAINLTTALGLGLGIDYALLMVSRFREQLAAGETVEDAVRRTVTTAGRTVAFSAATVAAALGALLVFPQYFLRSFGYAGTGVVVIAAVSTLFVLPALFVVLGHRVNSGRLPWVNPGRSDARGSVWGGLARTVMRRPALTALPVLAVLLLAASPLLGITFGTPDERVLPESAESRQVAAVLEKDFDGTDEAALHVVIDRPVDKAPLESYAIALSGLDGVARVETSAGTYTEGRSAETGPANAALGRPDAQRINVVSALAAKSDEAQRLVERVRAVTPPDGSRPLVGGVDAVLVDSKDSIGGRLPLAVGLVALSTFVLLFLFTGSIVQPLRALLLNLISLGATLGVMTWIFQDGNLSSLLGFTPQPMDVSMTVLMFCVAFGLSMDYEVFVTSRIKELHDLGEDNESAVANGLGRTGRIVTAAAGLLAVSFFAFGTAELSFLQLFGLGSGLAILIDAIAVRGVLVPAAMRLLGPSAWYAPRFLRRLHQRYGLSEDGPTVGAATSTGPVAGPVTESPYAKDSSGV encoded by the coding sequence GTGTTTGAACGCATAGCCGAGCTGGTGATTCGCCGGGCCCGGCTGGTCCTTGTCATCGCCGTCGTGGCCGTGGCCCTCATGGGTGCCGCAGGCACCGGCGCGTTCGGCAAACTCCTGGAAGGCGGCTATGACGACCCCACCTCGCAGTCCACCCGGGCGGGGAAGGTCATCGGCGAGAAGTTCGGCGGGGAGACGAACCTCGTCCTGCTGGTCCGTCCCTCCGAAGGCGGCGTCGACACCCCGGCCACCGAGCGGAACGGCCGGGCCCTGGTGGCCGACCTCAGGAAGGAGCCGGGCCTGGAGAACGTGGTCTCGTACTGGGACGAGGGAAATCCCGGCCTCCGTTCCGAGAACGGCCGCGAGGCCCTGGTGCTCGCCCATGTGAAGGGTGACGAGACGGAGCAGAGCGAGAACGCCAAGGCCGTCATCGAGAGGTACACCGGGACGTACGAGGACGCCCTGACGGTCCGGGCGGGCGGCGGCACTGCGGCGGGCGACGAGATGGGCAGCCAGGTGGGCGACGATCTCATCCTGGCCGAGGCCATCGCCGTACCCCTGACCCTCGTTCTCCTGCTGCTCGTCTTCGGCAGCGTCGTCGCGGCCCTGCTGCCGCTGGCGATCGGGCTGATCGCCGTCATCGGCACCTTCGCCCAGCTCTTCGTACTCGGCAGTGTCACCGATGTCTCCGTCTTCGCGATCAACCTGACCACCGCGCTGGGCCTCGGACTGGGCATCGACTACGCCCTGCTGATGGTCAGCCGGTTCCGCGAACAACTCGCGGCCGGGGAGACGGTGGAGGACGCCGTCCGGCGGACGGTGACCACCGCGGGCCGTACGGTCGCCTTCTCCGCCGCGACGGTGGCCGCCGCGCTCGGGGCGCTCCTGGTGTTCCCGCAGTACTTCCTGCGCTCGTTCGGATACGCCGGGACCGGTGTCGTCGTCATCGCCGCCGTCAGCACCCTGTTCGTGCTGCCGGCCCTCTTCGTCGTCCTGGGGCACCGGGTCAACAGCGGCCGGCTGCCGTGGGTGAACCCGGGGCGCTCCGACGCCCGGGGCAGCGTCTGGGGCGGGCTGGCCCGTACCGTCATGCGGCGGCCCGCCCTCACCGCGCTGCCCGTACTCGCGGTGCTCCTCCTCGCGGCGAGCCCGCTGCTGGGCATCACCTTCGGCACACCGGACGAGCGGGTGCTTCCCGAGAGCGCGGAGAGCCGTCAGGTCGCGGCGGTGCTGGAGAAGGACTTCGACGGCACCGACGAGGCGGCCCTGCATGTCGTCATCGACCGGCCCGTCGACAAGGCCCCTCTGGAGTCGTACGCGATCGCCCTGTCCGGGCTGGACGGAGTCGCCCGGGTCGAGACCAGCGCCGGAACCTACACCGAGGGGCGGTCGGCCGAGACCGGCCCCGCCAACGCCGCCCTCGGCCGCCCCGACGCGCAGCGGATCAACGTGGTGAGCGCCCTGGCGGCGAAGTCGGACGAGGCCCAGCGCCTCGTCGAGCGGGTGCGGGCGGTCACTCCGCCGGACGGATCACGCCCGCTGGTGGGGGGAGTCGACGCCGTACTGGTCGATTCCAAGGACTCCATCGGCGGCCGGCTCCCCCTCGCGGTCGGTCTGGTCGCCCTGTCCACCTTCGTCCTGCTCTTCCTCTTCACCGGAAGCATCGTGCAGCCGCTGCGGGCGCTGCTGCTCAACCTGATCAGCCTGGGGGCCACCCTCGGCGTCATGACCTGGATCTTCCAGGACGGGAACCTCTCGTCGCTGCTCGGATTCACCCCGCAGCCGATGGATGTGTCCATGACCGTGCTGATGTTCTGCGTCGCCTTCGGTCTCTCGATGGACTACGAGGTCTTCGTCACCAGCAGGATCAAGGAACTCCACGATCTGGGCGAGGACAACGAGTCCGCCGTGGCCAACGGCCTCGGCCGCACGGGACGCATCGTCACCGCGGCGGCCGGTCTGCTGGCCGTGTCCTTCTTCGCCTTCGGGACGGCCGAACTCAGTTTCCTCCAGCTGTTCGGGCTGGGCAGCGGACTGGCCATCCTGATCGACGCCATCGCCGTACGCGGTGTCCTGGTCCCCGCCGCGATGCGCCTCCTCGGCCCCTCGGCCTGGTACGCGCCCCGCTTCCTGCGCAGGCTCCACCAGCGGTACGGCCTCAGCGAGGACGGCCCGACCGTCGGCGCCGCGACCTCGACGGGGCCTGTGGCCGGGCCCGTGACGGAGTCGCCGTACGCGAAGGACTCGTCCGGGGTCTGA
- a CDS encoding TetR/AcrR family transcriptional regulator: MPAEERVTARPTLRERRRAAATQEILDAAERHIDENGPAALSLRAVARDLGMTVQALYHYFPSWAELVTALIAKAYGDLADALQTAVDTAAEDPDLPRVLVAAEEYRRWAVTHPERFKLLYGTPLRQYAAPAGGPTSLAMRRISEIFQREMFDGFTRAQLEAADTPPLSPSLRADLEQLPAPGLGAVPPPATTLLLSAWGHLHGLVVLEVFGHTSFLGEHRAEIFRRGVRNLVEDLHRRIPVAE; encoded by the coding sequence ATGCCTGCGGAAGAACGTGTGACGGCCCGGCCCACCCTGCGCGAGCGGCGCCGGGCGGCCGCCACTCAGGAGATCCTGGACGCCGCCGAGCGCCATATCGACGAGAACGGCCCGGCGGCGCTGTCCCTGCGCGCGGTCGCCCGGGACCTGGGGATGACCGTCCAGGCGCTGTACCACTACTTTCCGAGCTGGGCCGAGCTCGTCACCGCGCTCATCGCCAAGGCGTACGGCGATCTGGCCGACGCCCTACAGACCGCCGTGGACACGGCGGCGGAGGATCCGGACCTGCCGCGGGTGCTGGTCGCGGCCGAGGAGTACCGCCGATGGGCCGTCACCCATCCCGAGCGGTTCAAACTCCTCTACGGAACCCCCCTGCGGCAGTACGCGGCACCCGCCGGCGGGCCGACCTCCCTGGCGATGAGACGGATCAGCGAGATCTTCCAGCGGGAGATGTTCGACGGGTTCACCCGTGCTCAGCTGGAAGCGGCCGACACCCCGCCGCTCTCCCCCTCGCTGAGGGCAGATCTGGAGCAGCTTCCGGCACCGGGCTTGGGAGCCGTGCCGCCTCCCGCGACCACCCTTCTCCTGAGCGCGTGGGGTCATTTGCACGGCCTGGTCGTCCTGGAGGTGTTCGGGCACACCTCCTTCCTCGGCGAACACCGGGCCGAGATCTTCCGCCGGGGGGTGCGGAACCTGGTGGAGGACCTCCACCGACGGATTCCCGTCGCGGAATAG
- a CDS encoding alpha/beta fold hydrolase: protein MPSNPPSPISDHRGEQPGPAGGARRRRALAVSALVLAGLQTSTGLAAAQDSARPARTGLDWQLCATATPDWPIKNDTRTECAELSVPMDYAKPGGRKITIAVSRVKATDRKTSEAPIVFSLGGPGTYNITNSATMTQRGLATLNTNRDFIGLDIRGSGYSDRIDCVDKPFAEPAPTAPEKSFKKAEFDHQAEFNNRCAAIDPEFVRQITPENAARDIDRLRTALGTEKLSFHGASFGTAVGLAYRSLFDHRTERMWLDSVMPPKRHWPTMDTEMEAPGKADFAPFVTWLTKRDAEYHLGTDDSTVRQRLGDLRSELEKKPRTGGGVRLSGNWVIDQALRPQEEWDEAAKNLVAVRNGGTPATPPAAASEPTTPRPFGLGNPRTGFNNLQYNAMLCNTATASRGFGELWTAREARRTADPMTGGTQFTTWCAQWPLNAPPAKSTHGKSALQLSGHLYEGVTPYVWAEQARDATGGTLLTIPDKGHASVPETPCAAEKAITFFRTGRQAGGTCTDGQQP from the coding sequence GTGCCGTCGAATCCGCCGTCACCGATATCCGATCACCGCGGTGAGCAGCCCGGCCCGGCCGGCGGCGCGCGCCGTCGCCGCGCCCTGGCCGTCTCCGCCCTGGTGCTGGCCGGACTGCAGACGAGCACCGGTCTCGCCGCAGCACAGGACAGCGCGCGTCCCGCCCGGACGGGACTCGACTGGCAGCTCTGCGCCACCGCGACACCGGACTGGCCGATCAAGAACGACACCCGCACCGAGTGCGCGGAGCTCTCCGTACCGATGGACTACGCGAAGCCCGGCGGCCGGAAGATCACGATCGCGGTGAGCCGCGTCAAGGCCACCGACCGGAAGACCTCCGAGGCCCCCATCGTGTTCTCCCTGGGCGGACCGGGGACCTACAACATCACCAACTCGGCGACGATGACCCAGCGCGGACTCGCCACACTCAACACCAACCGCGATTTCATCGGTCTTGACATTCGGGGATCCGGCTACAGCGACCGCATCGACTGCGTCGACAAGCCGTTCGCCGAACCCGCCCCGACGGCACCGGAGAAGAGCTTCAAGAAGGCCGAATTCGACCACCAGGCGGAGTTCAACAACCGCTGTGCGGCCATCGACCCGGAGTTCGTACGACAGATCACCCCGGAGAACGCCGCCCGCGACATCGACCGGCTGCGGACCGCGCTCGGCACCGAGAAGCTCAGCTTCCACGGGGCCTCCTTCGGTACCGCGGTCGGACTGGCCTACCGCTCCCTGTTCGACCACCGCACGGAACGCATGTGGCTGGACTCGGTGATGCCCCCGAAACGTCACTGGCCCACCATGGACACCGAAATGGAGGCGCCCGGCAAAGCGGACTTCGCGCCGTTCGTCACCTGGCTGACCAAGCGCGACGCCGAATACCACCTGGGCACCGACGACTCCACCGTCCGCCAACGCCTGGGCGATCTCCGCAGCGAACTGGAGAAGAAGCCGCGCACCGGCGGCGGAGTACGCCTGTCCGGGAACTGGGTGATCGATCAGGCCCTCCGCCCCCAGGAGGAGTGGGACGAAGCGGCGAAGAACCTGGTCGCGGTACGCAATGGCGGTACGCCGGCGACGCCCCCGGCAGCCGCGTCCGAACCGACAACGCCACGCCCCTTCGGGCTGGGCAACCCGCGTACCGGCTTCAACAACCTCCAGTACAACGCGATGCTCTGTAACACCGCCACCGCGAGCCGCGGCTTCGGTGAACTGTGGACGGCCCGCGAGGCCCGCCGTACGGCCGACCCCATGACGGGAGGGACACAGTTCACCACGTGGTGCGCCCAGTGGCCGCTGAACGCCCCGCCCGCCAAGTCCACCCACGGCAAGAGCGCGCTCCAGCTCTCCGGCCATCTCTACGAGGGCGTCACCCCCTATGTATGGGCCGAACAGGCCCGGGACGCCACCGGAGGCACCCTGTTGACCATTCCGGACAAGGGGCACGCCTCCGTACCCGAAACGCCCTGCGCCGCCGAGAAGGCGATCACCTTCTTCCGCACCGGCCGCCAAGCCGGGGGCACCTGCACCGACGGCCAACAGCCCTGA
- the drmC gene encoding DISARM system phospholipase D-like protein DrmC gives MRWVRLLKAAAEAEAAAGVLALGALADGIAAGEPRATLLTVRSAAAYTEAAAAVLDAIDTDGLSREEAAAWLHGLAAGYAQRDREQEVSLVWSGPSSHRVPVRSTDRALLGLIAEARTELTLMTYSARRYPPLIEALQDAAARGVGLDIVVETLQGAGSALSGEEPASAFTDVPGARLWHWPPDKRAEPGAKTHAKLAVADRRTLLTTSANLTQSGVDRNIEAGTLIRGGSAPARAAEHVAELQRTGVLQRFW, from the coding sequence GTGAGATGGGTACGGCTGCTCAAGGCGGCCGCGGAGGCGGAGGCAGCCGCGGGAGTCCTCGCGCTGGGCGCATTGGCCGACGGCATAGCGGCCGGAGAGCCCCGTGCCACACTGCTCACAGTCCGGTCGGCCGCCGCCTACACGGAGGCCGCGGCTGCCGTGCTCGATGCGATCGACACCGACGGCCTGTCCCGGGAGGAAGCCGCGGCCTGGCTGCACGGGCTGGCCGCCGGCTACGCGCAGCGCGACCGGGAACAGGAGGTCTCACTGGTGTGGAGCGGCCCTTCCTCCCACCGGGTGCCCGTACGGTCCACGGACCGGGCACTCCTGGGGCTGATCGCCGAGGCACGGACAGAGCTGACTCTCATGACCTATTCGGCACGGCGGTACCCACCTCTGATAGAGGCGTTGCAGGATGCCGCGGCCCGGGGCGTCGGCCTGGACATCGTCGTCGAGACGCTGCAAGGCGCGGGCAGCGCCCTTTCCGGGGAGGAACCGGCGAGCGCGTTCACCGATGTGCCGGGGGCACGCCTCTGGCACTGGCCGCCGGACAAGAGGGCGGAGCCCGGGGCCAAGACGCACGCGAAGCTGGCCGTGGCCGACCGGCGGACGCTGCTGACCACCAGCGCCAACCTCACACAATCGGGAGTGGACCGGAACATCGAGGCCGGAACCCTCATCAGAGGAGGCTCGGCGCCGGCGCGGGCCGCGGAGCATGTGGCGGAGCTCCAGCGCACAGGCGTCCTCCAGCGCTTCTGGTGA
- the drmB gene encoding DUF1998 domain-containing protein, with product MTDKSQHRRRVGSVRPSHLMYTGGVGALVDLPNFAVLVRGIDDWQYDAFEWADLKEPRLLRAVNGLIGEPYGAQVTQLRPAPWIDGTDNDPTGPASRVGVPVLPFPQWLRCTACNALGGLDSKIFTFENAKPRRPDQARFFHGNCTARRKGKGPLAVAARFVLVCQAGHLDDFPYASFVHRGGNCAEASHPRLEMLDHGGNQAANVKVRCVNCGSERNIRDAMGQRGEISLPHCRGRHPHLASFDPAGCKQRPKPLVIGASNQWFAQTLSVLAVPPTGGSALQGKVEQLWEHLQKAKSPEFLDMVWELPQFKPLHQWSQAEVFEAIEAHRAAAAEPPSSEGASYPDLLTPEWEIFTGPQLPEPTEDFALRDVPVPPALDGIFSHVVQAERLREVRALIGFTRLDAPDPEDPTLVARAPLSRGRVPAWVPASEVRGEGIFLRVSDELMADWEQRVAGTTALTAHRDAYVEFRRNRYSGRVEENDDPLRGWPGARYIALHTLSHLLIRAISLECGYSSASLSERIYAGREDDRRTGILMYTAVPDAEGTLGGLVALAEPEKFSRVVRRALHDAERCSSDPLCADRLPRPPHEDFLHGAACHVCLFVSETTCERGNRFLDRRFIVPVDGPDLVLLQGLK from the coding sequence ATGACGGACAAGTCACAGCACCGGCGCCGGGTCGGATCCGTACGCCCCAGCCATCTGATGTACACCGGCGGGGTGGGCGCTCTGGTCGACCTGCCCAACTTCGCCGTCCTGGTGCGGGGGATCGACGACTGGCAGTACGACGCGTTCGAGTGGGCGGACCTGAAGGAGCCGCGGCTGCTGCGGGCCGTCAACGGCCTGATAGGCGAACCGTACGGCGCCCAGGTCACCCAGTTGCGGCCCGCGCCCTGGATCGACGGCACGGACAACGACCCCACCGGCCCCGCATCCCGCGTCGGCGTCCCGGTCCTCCCCTTCCCCCAGTGGCTGCGGTGCACCGCTTGCAACGCTCTCGGCGGCCTCGACTCCAAGATCTTCACGTTCGAGAATGCCAAGCCCCGGCGTCCCGACCAGGCGCGCTTCTTCCACGGCAACTGCACCGCCAGGCGCAAAGGCAAGGGCCCGCTCGCCGTCGCGGCGCGCTTCGTCCTGGTCTGCCAAGCCGGGCATCTGGACGACTTCCCATACGCGTCGTTCGTCCACCGCGGCGGGAATTGCGCCGAGGCCAGCCATCCACGGCTGGAGATGCTCGACCACGGCGGCAACCAGGCGGCCAATGTGAAGGTGCGCTGCGTCAACTGCGGCAGCGAGCGCAACATCCGCGACGCCATGGGGCAGCGCGGCGAGATCAGCCTGCCGCACTGCCGGGGCCGCCACCCCCATCTGGCATCCTTCGATCCGGCAGGCTGCAAGCAGCGGCCCAAGCCGCTCGTCATCGGCGCGTCGAACCAGTGGTTCGCGCAGACACTCAGCGTCCTGGCCGTGCCGCCGACCGGCGGGAGTGCCCTGCAGGGCAAGGTGGAACAGCTGTGGGAGCACCTGCAGAAGGCGAAGTCGCCGGAGTTCCTCGACATGGTGTGGGAGCTCCCGCAGTTCAAACCGCTGCACCAGTGGAGCCAGGCCGAGGTTTTCGAGGCCATCGAGGCGCACCGGGCCGCGGCCGCGGAGCCCCCGTCCTCGGAGGGCGCCTCGTATCCGGACCTGCTCACACCCGAATGGGAAATCTTCACCGGACCGCAGCTTCCCGAACCGACCGAGGACTTCGCGCTGCGCGACGTACCGGTACCACCGGCCCTCGACGGGATCTTCTCCCATGTCGTCCAGGCGGAGCGGCTGCGGGAGGTGAGGGCGTTGATCGGGTTCACCCGGCTCGACGCCCCGGACCCCGAAGACCCCACCCTGGTGGCCCGCGCGCCCCTGTCCCGCGGCCGCGTTCCGGCCTGGGTACCGGCCAGCGAGGTTCGCGGCGAGGGCATCTTCCTACGGGTCTCGGACGAGCTGATGGCCGACTGGGAGCAGCGGGTGGCCGGCACCACGGCCCTCACGGCACACCGGGACGCCTACGTCGAGTTCCGCCGAAACCGCTACTCGGGCCGGGTCGAGGAGAACGACGACCCGCTGCGCGGCTGGCCGGGAGCCCGCTACATCGCGCTCCACACACTGTCGCATCTGCTGATCCGTGCCATCTCGCTGGAATGCGGCTACTCCTCGGCGAGCCTCTCCGAACGGATCTACGCCGGCCGGGAGGACGACCGGCGTACCGGCATCCTGATGTACACCGCGGTCCCCGACGCCGAAGGGACCCTGGGCGGGCTGGTGGCCCTGGCGGAACCGGAGAAGTTCAGCAGGGTGGTCCGGCGCGCCCTCCATGATGCCGAGCGGTGCTCCTCCGACCCGCTGTGCGCGGACCGGCTGCCCCGGCCACCGCACGAGGACTTCCTGCACGGCGCCGCCTGCCATGTATGCCTGTTCGTGTCGGAGACGACCTGTGAGCGCGGCAACCGCTTCCTGGACCGGCGGTTCATCGTCCCCGTCGACGGCCCGGACCTCGTGCTCCTCCAGGGCCTCAAGTGA